Part of the Bacteriovorax stolpii genome, AGTCGAAGACTTTCTTAAATCTACGTTCCACGCAAGTTCCAATAAATTAAAAAAACATTTTAAGAAGCCTTTTCTTGCAAGAAGCTTCAAAGAAAAAGCCACACTTTCTCTGCCACTTAATTTTATTAATGATGGCGAGATCAATCCGCACTATGAAGGTGAAGAGATCAGGATCATTGCTGAAGATGAAAACTTTTTTGTCTTTAATAAAAATCCTAATCAATTTGTTCACCCGCTGACCTATGATGAAAGTGACAATTGTTTGTCGTTTATCAGAACCAAAAGACCTGAACTCTTGAGTGTTAACCGTACTCAGTATGACCGAGGACTGTTGTATCGCCTAGATTACGAAACTTCAGGTGTGATGATTTATGTAAAGAGCGATGAGCTTTATAAAAAGCTGCGTGAGAGTTTTTCAACTATTGCCAAGGCCAAGATCTACTGGTGCTGGGTGGAAGGCGAAATGAAGCTCTCAGGAAGCTTTAAGCATTCATTCTCTTCAGGCGAGGAAAAAGGAAAGCGGGTGTTAGTGGCCGAGGCAGGAGTTCATTCGCAGGAAGGTGAACTTGCTCTAAAGGCCCTTCGTTATGAAAAGAGTTTAAACCGTACATTGGTGGAGGTGACGTTGAAAACTGGCCTTCGCCACCAGATTCGCGCCCAGCTGGCCTATCTAGGATACCCCTTGGTCGGCGATAAATTTTATGGAGGAAAAGAGGCCAAGAGGCTTTATCTCCATGCCCAGACCTACCGCCTGGAGGTGGATGGAAAGGATTATTCATACGACTCAACCCCCTTAAATTTCGACGGTTTTTAAAAGACCAACGTTTTTGATCAAGAAAAAGTTTAAGCCCTAAAATGGAGTAGCCGACAAGATTGGTATGATTTCTTAAACCCCTATTTTTTAGGAAGATCGATGTCGGACCAGCAGATTATTTTAGAGAACAGTTTCTGGAAGTTTTTAGTGTCGCTTGAAGAGCTCAAAGAGAAAAAAGAACTTGTGTTGTTTTGCTCTTCGCTTGCCATTGATGAAGACACTCTTACGACGTATTGCGAATTTTTAGCGCGCTTTAAAGTCGCCGCTTTCAGAGATGCAGAGTACATCTATCCGCTTAAAGAACAATGTAGAATTAAAATGGAATTTACGTTGGCCGAATGGCTGGCCCTTCAGGCGGTGGTGCCGAAGGACTCCCAGGCAACGGCTTATTTCCAGCAGATTGTGCAGGATAAAATGAAAATGGCCCAACTGGCCCATGCTCAATTTTCACTTTATAAAGCTCCGAAAGGAACTCCTGTTGAGTTCACTTCCTTTGAAATGTTAAAAAAGAAAATTGATTACGATATTATCTGTCGCAAATCCATGAAAGTTAAATTTTTTACAGAAAAAGAATGCGACGTTTTTCCACATAGGCAGGTTTATCTCGACGGAGTCCTGTGTGTGGTGGGAGAAAATATCTCCGATAAAACACTGGTGTACTTCGGACTTGAAGACATCAAGGATGTTGAAAATCTGGACCTCATGTATGAACCGAATTTGAGTCAGATTGAAGTTAATGAATTTATCGGACACCTAAGATTAATTAATGGCAAAGAAGAAAGACTGGTTCTAAAAATTTATAGCCAGGATCAATCGGATCTTCTTCCTGAGCACCATTTTCTTGGCAACCCATTTGTCACCTCCAGCACTGAAGGGGACATGATTTGGGCCGCCACGCTTGAAATGTGTGATGATGTTTTTCATTGGTTATACAAAATGAGAGACAGAATTGAAGTCCTGGACCCTGGGCATATCAGAAAAGAGTTTTCTCATTACTGCGAACTTAAAAAAGAAAGCAGCAATAAGAAAGCGTCATAACGCCATAACACAATGACCCTCGACAGAAGCGTTTAAAGGCGAAAGACTAGATTTAGTCTCATTGGTCGAGGGTTCACATGTCTCATCCAAAATTCGGATTGGTTTTAAGCGGTGGGGGCGCAAGAGCAGCCTATCAGGCCGGCGTACTCAAAGGCATCACTGAAATTGTCGGCGACAAAATGGGTGATGATCCTTTTCAAATAATCACCGGTATTTCTGCCGGCGCTATCAATGCAGCTTATCTCGCTTCAGCAAAAAATAATTTTAATGAACAGGTTCAAAGTCTTATCCGGATTTGGGAAGAACTCACCCCTGAGAATGTTTTAAGAACCGACATTGCCTCATTGGGAAAACTCAGTGCCGGCTGGATAAAAGACTTAAGCTTTGGCGGGATGTTTGGAAGATCTGAGTCCACTCATTTGCTCGATTCAACACCACTGCGCGATCTTTTAGAAGAGAGCATCGACTTTGATCAAATTGAAAAAAATATTATCAACAACAAACTTCATGGTGTCGCCGTTTCGACGACGAGCTATGCAACAGGCACGAGCGTGACATTTTTTGATTCTCCGTCAGTCAAAGCTTATGCGCGAAGTGCACGCATTGGTTTAAAGGGACCTTTGCGTTTAGAGCATGTTCTTGCTTCATCGGCGATTCCTTTCATTTTTCGTCCGGTAAGAATAAAAAATAGTTTTTACGGAGATGGAGGAATCAGGTCCAACGCCCCTTTGAGCCCGGCGATTCACCTGGGCGCGGATAAACTTCTGGCGATTGGAGTGAGGTATTTTAGAGAAGAGATGGAAGTCAAAGAACTCAATCAGCAAGTAGAGATGAACAATATTGTCCTTGCTGATATCGTGGGAGTTTTATTTAACTCTCTTTTTCTTGATGCTATCGAATTTGATTATGAAAGACTTCAGCGTATTAATAAAACAGTTTCTCTTCTTAGCGAAGATGCTCTTGCTTCTCACCCCGGGCAGCTAAAAAAGATCCCGACATTACTTATTCAACCTTCTGTTGATTTGGGTGAACTGGCCGGAGATCAGTTTCATCGTTTTCCAAAAATGCTTCGTTATCTCTTAAGCGGTATTGGTGCGACAGAGGCCCGTGGAGCAGATCTTTTAAGCTATATCGCCTTTGATAAGGCCTACACTCAAAAACTAGTGGAAATCGGCCATAAAGATGCTCATAACAGAGCAGAAGAGATCAGAGAGTTCTTCCAATTATAGCGAATTCGCATTATTCTTGGTGAATGGAACAGCAGTCTAAAAAGAAGTCTAATAACTTTTTCCTTATTTCATTTCTTCCGGCCATCTTATATTGGTACCTGGAAACGAAGTATCCGGTAAAAATCGCCTTAATGGGTGGTATTGCTCTTTCTATTGGTGAAATTCTTTTTGAAAAGATCTTCACCGGACATATTCATCAGCTTTCACGATTTAACTTTTTCTTAGTCGTTTTCCTCGGCGGTTTTTCACTGATGGAAGAAAACGGAATCTGGTTTAAACTTCAACCGACCTTTTCTCTTTGGGCCGTGGCCGTTTACATGTGGGTAAAACTTAGAAAAGGCTCGGGCTTTTTTAAAGAGATGATGATGGAGATGAGGCCTGATGGGAAAATGCCACCGGATCATATTATCCTGTCGATGGAAAGAAACATGGTCATCCTGTTTTTCTGTTATGGGCTTTTAATGGGTGTCCTAGCTCTGTGGTTTCCAACTTCACTTTGGGCCTTCTTTAAAACGGCGGGGCTCTTTATCGTCATGGGGATTTTCATGGTGATTCAGACCATTCTAAACCGTCGAAATATGAGAAATCCACCTCAGGAATAACTGTCGAAAGTTTTGACAGGGCCGTTCTTTTTTCACTTGTTAACTGCGATTTTTCTGAGATGGATTAAGATAATCCAGATGAAAACTTTTTATAGGACATTGCTGACATCCATCTTGTCACTCACGCTCTTGATGAGTGGAGCGATCGCTTCTGAGCGAGTGGAAAATGTCTTACTTGAAGACAGTTTGCTGGTGCTGACCAAACTTGAAACTAAGTATAATACAGTAAAAAAGCAACGCTCAGATCTTGGAAATATTGAAACCAATTTACGTCGCACTAAAAAGGGACAAAGCATTTATCTAAAATTTGAGAGTATTGCAGGCTCACTGATTGTGATTGGAATTATTATTGGAAGTTATAAGGCCTATTTCCCTCCGGGATTCAGGGCCATGGCCGGTGCGTATGTCACGGTAACGGGAATTAGTCATGGGCTCATTAAACTGAGTGCAAACGATGTGCAAAAGCTGTTAGTAGATATCGTCAAACTCAA contains:
- a CDS encoding pseudouridine synthase, whose translation is MEPKTTDYCLLQSIDSVEDFLKSTFHASSNKLKKHFKKPFLARSFKEKATLSLPLNFINDGEINPHYEGEEIRIIAEDENFFVFNKNPNQFVHPLTYDESDNCLSFIRTKRPELLSVNRTQYDRGLLYRLDYETSGVMIYVKSDELYKKLRESFSTIAKAKIYWCWVEGEMKLSGSFKHSFSSGEEKGKRVLVAEAGVHSQEGELALKALRYEKSLNRTLVEVTLKTGLRHQIRAQLAYLGYPLVGDKFYGGKEAKRLYLHAQTYRLEVDGKDYSYDSTPLNFDGF
- a CDS encoding WYL domain-containing protein; amino-acid sequence: MSDQQIILENSFWKFLVSLEELKEKKELVLFCSSLAIDEDTLTTYCEFLARFKVAAFRDAEYIYPLKEQCRIKMEFTLAEWLALQAVVPKDSQATAYFQQIVQDKMKMAQLAHAQFSLYKAPKGTPVEFTSFEMLKKKIDYDIICRKSMKVKFFTEKECDVFPHRQVYLDGVLCVVGENISDKTLVYFGLEDIKDVENLDLMYEPNLSQIEVNEFIGHLRLINGKEERLVLKIYSQDQSDLLPEHHFLGNPFVTSSTEGDMIWAATLEMCDDVFHWLYKMRDRIEVLDPGHIRKEFSHYCELKKESSNKKAS
- a CDS encoding patatin-like phospholipase family protein — translated: MSHPKFGLVLSGGGARAAYQAGVLKGITEIVGDKMGDDPFQIITGISAGAINAAYLASAKNNFNEQVQSLIRIWEELTPENVLRTDIASLGKLSAGWIKDLSFGGMFGRSESTHLLDSTPLRDLLEESIDFDQIEKNIINNKLHGVAVSTTSYATGTSVTFFDSPSVKAYARSARIGLKGPLRLEHVLASSAIPFIFRPVRIKNSFYGDGGIRSNAPLSPAIHLGADKLLAIGVRYFREEMEVKELNQQVEMNNIVLADIVGVLFNSLFLDAIEFDYERLQRINKTVSLLSEDALASHPGQLKKIPTLLIQPSVDLGELAGDQFHRFPKMLRYLLSGIGATEARGADLLSYIAFDKAYTQKLVEIGHKDAHNRAEEIREFFQL
- a CDS encoding inner membrane-spanning protein YciB, with protein sequence MEQQSKKKSNNFFLISFLPAILYWYLETKYPVKIALMGGIALSIGEILFEKIFTGHIHQLSRFNFFLVVFLGGFSLMEENGIWFKLQPTFSLWAVAVYMWVKLRKGSGFFKEMMMEMRPDGKMPPDHIILSMERNMVILFFCYGLLMGVLALWFPTSLWAFFKTAGLFIVMGIFMVIQTILNRRNMRNPPQE